In one Polycladomyces zharkentensis genomic region, the following are encoded:
- a CDS encoding YqhG family protein: MNPQQVRNFAERYFMSQECSIIEKSPAHLQVQLSVEADKDIMNRPFYWMYVERMGLPANPAILTLIFDPEAASPDLSGELMNFGSPRFALLLESAQKRGRFVRLFESPSTTAPHPLLSRPYVPWLGVNFLVSYVCDRKKDEIVDLGINLHSGEVVKSFYEHLQHKQWSSKLPANRHVIQPHFGIAEGVGELEFHLQKHIEEQDRTWAHEAYEQLEQELDQLDLYYPDNLLLNDETRAEKKQRIREAVWQYHPRVEVSVVNAGLFYLDGGN; this comes from the coding sequence ATGAATCCACAACAAGTGCGCAACTTCGCTGAACGCTACTTTATGTCCCAAGAATGCAGTATCATCGAAAAAAGTCCGGCCCACCTGCAAGTGCAACTGTCGGTGGAGGCGGACAAGGACATCATGAACCGTCCGTTTTACTGGATGTATGTGGAACGGATGGGCCTGCCCGCAAATCCTGCCATCCTCACGCTGATCTTCGATCCGGAAGCGGCTTCGCCCGACCTGAGCGGTGAACTGATGAACTTCGGTTCTCCCCGCTTCGCCTTGCTGTTGGAATCCGCCCAAAAACGGGGGCGTTTTGTTCGGCTGTTCGAATCTCCATCCACCACCGCCCCGCATCCGTTGCTCTCCCGGCCATACGTGCCGTGGTTGGGGGTCAACTTTCTCGTCTCCTATGTCTGTGACCGGAAAAAGGACGAGATCGTCGATCTGGGCATCAATCTGCACAGCGGAGAAGTGGTGAAGTCGTTTTACGAACATCTTCAACACAAACAATGGTCGTCCAAACTGCCCGCCAATCGGCACGTCATTCAACCTCATTTCGGTATCGCCGAAGGCGTGGGCGAGCTGGAATTCCACCTGCAAAAGCACATCGAAGAACAGGATCGCACTTGGGCTCATGAAGCCTACGAACAATTGGAACAGGAACTGGACCAGCTGGACCTCTACTATCCGGACAACCTGCTTCTCAACGACGAAACCCGGGCAGAAAAGAAACAACGCATTCGTGAGGCGGTGTGGCAGTACCACCCGCGCGTGGAAGTGTCGGTGGTGAATGCGGGGTTGTTTTATCTGGACGGGGGGAATTGA
- a CDS encoding YheC/YheD family protein, with product MKPAGWDPERRFLNKWGMHLLLSEQRDAPCHLPETHLLDETTLHRLLQRYERVYIKPVAGFGGSRISLVEQQASQIHWTRQETGQQLMFPDWLRFWPVFSSSHPKSDNYIAQQAAPLHTYQNRPFDVRVHLQRDTDNHWVYAGDLVRVAGSGGIVSNVGITGGEVIPTERVLQALGLAETTHHSWRAIADWVCRSLDTVHRFAEVGLDLGVDGNGQWWLLEVNTNDAWGGPSHELFAQLPDTKQYQEIRRRYARRVGVPQWLQDIVFGQSDSDGGTD from the coding sequence ATGAAACCGGCAGGATGGGACCCTGAACGGCGTTTTCTCAACAAATGGGGTATGCACCTGTTACTGTCGGAACAACGGGACGCCCCCTGCCATCTGCCGGAAACTCACCTGTTGGATGAGACCACGTTGCATCGTTTGCTTCAACGATACGAACGGGTCTACATCAAACCCGTCGCCGGATTTGGTGGCAGTCGGATCAGTCTGGTGGAACAACAGGCGAGCCAGATACACTGGACCCGACAAGAAACGGGTCAACAGCTCATGTTCCCCGATTGGCTCCGCTTTTGGCCCGTTTTCTCCTCATCCCACCCGAAATCCGACAACTATATCGCCCAACAGGCCGCCCCGCTCCACACCTACCAAAACCGTCCGTTCGACGTCCGTGTTCATCTCCAACGCGATACCGACAACCATTGGGTGTACGCCGGCGATTTGGTGCGTGTGGCCGGGAGCGGAGGGATCGTTTCCAATGTGGGGATCACCGGGGGCGAGGTGATCCCGACGGAACGGGTGTTACAGGCATTGGGACTGGCAGAAACCACCCACCACTCCTGGCGAGCGATCGCCGATTGGGTTTGTCGGTCACTGGACACGGTTCATCGGTTTGCGGAAGTGGGACTGGATTTGGGAGTGGACGGGAACGGGCAATGGTGGCTGTTGGAGGTAAATACCAATGACGCATGGGGAGGCCCCAGCCATGAGTTGTTCGCCCAACTGCCCGATACCAAACAATATCAGGAGATTCGCCGCCGCTACGCCCGACGCGTCGGTGTTCCGCAATGGTTGCAGGATATCGTGTTCGGTCAATCTGATTCGGATGGCGGGACAGATTGA
- a CDS encoding aspartate 1-decarboxylase: MLHMACKGKIHRAKVTKANLDYVGSISIDEQLMESASICPFEMVQINGLRSAQTWQTYAIPAPYGSGEICVNGPPAHLFQAGDLVIILSVGFYTESDLERFQHRTVLVDEQNHPVDVKSYTRQTAHHIRGEGK; this comes from the coding sequence ATGCTGCATATGGCGTGCAAAGGAAAAATTCACCGGGCAAAGGTGACAAAGGCCAACCTCGATTATGTCGGGAGCATCAGCATTGACGAACAATTGATGGAATCCGCTTCGATCTGCCCGTTTGAAATGGTACAGATCAACGGTCTCCGCTCCGCCCAGACGTGGCAAACCTACGCCATCCCTGCCCCCTACGGAAGCGGAGAAATCTGCGTGAATGGTCCACCCGCCCATTTATTCCAAGCGGGAGACCTCGTCATCATCCTCAGTGTCGGTTTTTACACCGAATCGGATTTGGAACGGTTTCAGCACCGCACCGTTTTGGTGGATGAACAAAACCATCCGGTGGACGTCAAATCCTACACCCGGCAAACCGCCCACCACATCCGTGGAGAAGGGAAATGA
- a CDS encoding iron-containing alcohol dehydrogenase, which produces MNEFRVPPVVLYGRDSFLQTGRHAASLGSKALIVSDRVMEKLGYIRRCEQLLHQAGVASLSYPDVNSEPTDQHVAAALELFQKENCDLLVAIGGGSCLDAAKAVSIVAVNGGYIGDYIGVNKEISHRPIPLIAIPTTAGTGSEVTSVTVITNTTNDVKMMIKHPALIPAVAIVDPILTLTSPPHVTSSTGIDALCHAIEAYLSRRAHPITDTLALSAIQLISRNIRTVYENGDHITARENMALAAMQAGMAFSNASVCLIHGMSRPIGAIFHVPHGISNAMLLPAVLEFSKEACIERLARIGRVFSDDLKTLSDAEAADGVISLIKQLCMDLHIPNMSQQGIDRAEFERAVDKMAADALESGSPGMNPRIPTHAEIVELYHQCYDYHFVNI; this is translated from the coding sequence TTGAACGAATTTCGCGTACCGCCGGTTGTACTTTATGGCCGCGATTCTTTCTTGCAAACAGGGAGGCATGCCGCAAGTTTAGGGAGCAAAGCACTGATCGTCAGTGACCGGGTCATGGAAAAGCTCGGTTACATCAGGCGGTGTGAGCAACTGCTCCACCAGGCCGGAGTTGCTTCTTTATCCTACCCGGATGTCAATTCTGAGCCTACCGATCAGCATGTCGCCGCAGCGCTGGAACTTTTCCAAAAAGAAAACTGCGATTTGCTCGTCGCCATTGGCGGTGGGAGTTGTCTGGACGCTGCCAAAGCGGTCTCCATCGTCGCGGTAAACGGTGGATATATCGGTGACTACATCGGAGTGAACAAAGAAATTTCCCACCGACCGATCCCATTGATCGCCATCCCGACGACAGCAGGTACAGGCTCGGAAGTAACCAGTGTGACTGTGATCACCAACACAACAAACGATGTAAAAATGATGATCAAGCATCCCGCTTTGATCCCCGCCGTGGCCATTGTCGATCCCATCTTAACCCTTACATCACCGCCACATGTTACCTCTTCCACCGGAATCGATGCCTTGTGCCATGCGATTGAGGCGTATCTGTCCCGCCGTGCCCACCCCATCACGGATACGTTGGCCCTGTCTGCGATTCAATTGATCAGCCGGAATATCCGAACGGTCTATGAGAATGGAGATCATATTACGGCCAGAGAAAACATGGCTTTGGCGGCGATGCAAGCGGGTATGGCTTTTTCAAATGCCTCCGTTTGCCTGATTCATGGCATGTCCCGCCCGATTGGAGCCATTTTTCACGTTCCTCATGGCATTTCCAATGCGATGCTGCTCCCGGCTGTGTTGGAGTTCAGCAAAGAGGCTTGCATCGAGCGACTGGCAAGGATTGGACGCGTATTTTCCGATGATTTGAAAACGCTTTCCGATGCAGAAGCGGCTGACGGTGTCATCTCCTTGATCAAACAACTCTGTATGGATCTTCATATTCCCAACATGAGTCAACAAGGCATCGACAGAGCCGAATTTGAACGAGCAGTTGATAAAATGGCCGCTGATGCCTTGGAAAGCGGCAGTCCGGGAATGAATCCGCGCATTCCGACGCATGCGGAAATCGTCGAGTTGTATCATCAATGCTATGATTATCATTTTGTTAATATTTGA
- the gcvPA gene encoding aminomethyl-transferring glycine dehydrogenase subunit GcvPA: MKFRYLPMTEQDRREMMETLGIDSVEELFADIPESVRFRGRLNIPEAMAEPDLVRHMNRLAGKNASFDQYVCFLGAGAYEHHIPSVVNHVISRSEFYTAYTPYQPEISQGELQAIFEFQTMICELTGMEVTNSSMYDGPTALAEAAGVAMATTRKRKVVVSRAVHPEARAILSTYAKGVGLTVEEVPCTDGVTDPARLEELVDADTAAVIVQTPNFFGNLEDLGAIEPIAHRHKGMLIVSANPIALGVLKPPGAYGADIVVGDAQPMGIAVQFGGPHCGYFATTKALMRRIPGRIVGQTVDEEGKRGFVLTLQAREQHIRREKATSNICSNQALNALAAAVYMSAMGKQGIREVARLNIQKAHYARQRLAQIPGVEPLFNRPFFNEFALKLPKPVGEVNRRLLEEGIIGGYDLSRDYVELADAMLLAVTEMRTKEEIDRLAEVMEAIVR; encoded by the coding sequence ATGAAGTTTCGTTACTTGCCGATGACCGAACAAGATCGCCGGGAGATGATGGAGACACTCGGCATCGATTCGGTGGAGGAGCTATTCGCGGATATTCCCGAGTCCGTCCGTTTCCGTGGGCGGCTCAACATTCCCGAAGCGATGGCGGAACCCGATTTGGTGCGGCATATGAACCGCCTGGCGGGGAAAAACGCTTCGTTTGACCAGTATGTTTGCTTCCTGGGGGCGGGGGCGTATGAGCACCACATTCCCAGCGTGGTGAATCACGTGATCTCCCGTTCGGAATTTTACACCGCATACACCCCATACCAGCCGGAGATCAGCCAGGGGGAACTTCAAGCCATTTTTGAATTTCAGACGATGATCTGCGAGCTGACCGGGATGGAAGTGACCAACTCGTCCATGTATGACGGACCGACCGCATTGGCGGAGGCGGCGGGTGTGGCCATGGCGACCACGCGCAAACGGAAGGTGGTGGTCTCCCGTGCCGTCCACCCGGAAGCGCGCGCCATTTTGTCCACCTATGCCAAAGGCGTCGGCTTGACGGTGGAGGAAGTTCCCTGCACTGACGGCGTGACCGATCCCGCCCGGCTGGAGGAGCTGGTGGATGCCGACACGGCCGCCGTCATCGTGCAAACACCCAACTTTTTCGGCAACCTGGAAGATCTGGGAGCCATCGAGCCGATTGCCCACCGGCACAAAGGCATGCTGATCGTCAGCGCCAATCCGATCGCGCTTGGGGTGCTGAAACCACCGGGGGCATATGGGGCGGACATTGTCGTCGGCGATGCACAACCGATGGGGATCGCGGTGCAGTTCGGCGGTCCGCACTGCGGTTATTTCGCGACGACCAAAGCGTTGATGCGGCGCATCCCGGGCCGGATTGTGGGGCAAACCGTGGATGAAGAGGGCAAACGCGGTTTCGTACTCACCCTGCAGGCGCGGGAACAGCATATCCGACGTGAAAAAGCCACCTCCAACATATGTTCCAACCAGGCGCTCAATGCGTTGGCCGCCGCTGTCTACATGTCGGCGATGGGCAAACAGGGCATCCGGGAAGTGGCGCGGTTGAACATACAAAAAGCGCATTACGCCCGGCAGCGTCTCGCGCAGATACCGGGGGTGGAGCCGCTGTTCAACCGTCCCTTCTTCAACGAATTTGCGCTGAAATTGCCGAAACCGGTTGGAGAAGTAAACCGGCGACTCTTGGAGGAAGGCATTATCGGCGGTTACGATTTGAGCCGTGATTATGTCGAATTGGCGGATGCCATGCTGTTGGCGGTGACAGAGATGCGGACCAAAGAGGAGATTGACCGGTTGGCCGAGGTAATGGAGGCGATCGTGCGATGA
- the gcvPB gene encoding aminomethyl-transferring glycine dehydrogenase subunit GcvPB — MNKEKALIFEMSQPGRVAYSLPESDVPEIPLEEAIPAELLRETPAELPEVSELDLIRHYTELSRRNYGVDNGFYPLGSCTMKYNPKINEDMARLPGFAKIHPYQPEETVQGALQLLYELQRDLAEITGMDQVTLQPAAGAQGEWSGLMMIRAYHESRGESQRNKVIVPDSAHGTNPASATVAGFETVTVKSNEKGHVDVEALKQVVGEDTAALMLTNPNTLGLFEEQIREIADIVHEAGGLLYYDGANANAILGIARPGDMGFDVVHLNLHKTFTTPHGGGGPGAGPVGVKKALIPFLPTPIVEKGENGYYLKDLPQSIGRVKGFYGNFGILVRAYTYIRTMGPDGLRQVSENAVLNANYVMRRLEPYYDLPYPQHCKHEFVLSGKRQKKLGVRTLDIAKRLLDFDFHPPTIYFPLIVDECLMIEPTETESKETLDRFIEAMIQIAQEAENQPEVVQEAPHNTIVKRLDEVTAARKPILRWQKTQEVKE, encoded by the coding sequence ATGAACAAGGAAAAGGCACTGATTTTCGAGATGAGCCAACCCGGGCGGGTAGCATACAGTCTGCCTGAATCCGATGTACCGGAAATCCCGTTGGAAGAGGCGATTCCGGCAGAACTGCTTCGCGAAACCCCGGCTGAATTGCCGGAAGTGTCCGAGCTGGATCTGATCCGGCACTACACCGAGTTGTCCCGTCGCAACTACGGGGTGGACAACGGTTTTTACCCGCTCGGTTCCTGCACAATGAAATACAACCCCAAAATAAATGAAGATATGGCCCGTCTGCCCGGTTTTGCCAAGATCCATCCGTACCAGCCGGAGGAGACGGTGCAGGGTGCGTTGCAGCTGCTGTACGAACTGCAACGGGATTTGGCTGAAATCACGGGCATGGATCAGGTGACGCTTCAGCCCGCGGCAGGTGCCCAAGGTGAATGGAGCGGTCTGATGATGATCCGGGCCTACCATGAAAGCCGAGGCGAATCTCAGCGGAACAAAGTGATCGTGCCTGACTCCGCGCACGGCACCAACCCGGCCAGCGCGACGGTCGCCGGATTTGAAACGGTCACGGTGAAATCCAACGAAAAAGGGCATGTGGACGTGGAAGCCCTCAAACAAGTGGTGGGTGAAGACACGGCGGCCCTGATGCTGACCAACCCCAACACGCTGGGATTGTTTGAGGAGCAGATCAGGGAGATTGCCGACATCGTCCACGAGGCGGGCGGCCTTCTCTACTACGACGGGGCCAACGCCAACGCCATCCTCGGCATCGCCCGTCCGGGGGACATGGGCTTTGACGTGGTGCACCTCAACCTGCACAAAACATTCACCACCCCGCACGGCGGCGGAGGTCCGGGAGCGGGGCCGGTCGGCGTCAAAAAAGCCCTGATTCCGTTTTTGCCGACCCCGATTGTGGAAAAAGGGGAAAACGGCTACTACCTGAAGGATCTGCCCCAATCCATCGGGCGAGTCAAAGGATTCTACGGCAACTTCGGCATCCTGGTGCGCGCCTACACGTACATCCGCACGATGGGTCCGGACGGATTGCGTCAGGTATCCGAAAACGCGGTGCTCAACGCCAACTACGTGATGCGCCGTCTGGAGCCGTACTATGATCTGCCGTACCCGCAACACTGCAAGCATGAGTTCGTGCTTTCCGGCAAACGGCAGAAAAAACTGGGCGTGCGTACGTTGGATATCGCCAAACGGTTGTTGGACTTTGATTTCCATCCGCCGACCATCTACTTCCCGCTCATCGTGGACGAATGTCTCATGATCGAGCCGACGGAAACAGAAAGCAAGGAGACGTTGGACCGTTTCATCGAGGCGATGATCCAAATCGCGCAGGAAGCTGAAAACCAACCGGAAGTGGTGCAGGAAGCGCCCCACAACACGATTGTCAAGCGTTTGGACGAGGTGACCGCGGCACGCAAACCGATCCTGCGCTGGCAAAAAACACAGGAAGTGAAAGAATAA
- the gcvT gene encoding glycine cleavage system aminomethyltransferase GcvT, producing the protein MSELKRTPLYEVYKDEAKLVPFAGWEMPVQFAGIKAEHEAVRTRAGLFDVSHMGEVEISGPDALALVQKLTTNDASKLQVGQAQYSLMCYPDGGTVDDLLVYRGEDSFMLVINAANIDKDLEWIEKQAEGEVTVRDISRETAQLALQGPLAEQILQKLTKTDLSSIGFFRFRQDVDLDGAIALVSRSGYTGEDGFEIYLSPDDAPSTWKKILEAGADEGVVPCGLGARDTLRLEARLPLYGHELSASITPLEAGLGFAVKLDKGDFIGRDALLKQKEEGVPRKLVGLEMIGRGIARAHYPVYVGEEEVGEVTSGTQSPTLGKNVALALIDSRYAETGNRVHVDVRGKRVEAAIVPTPFYKRPKK; encoded by the coding sequence TTGTCGGAATTGAAGCGTACCCCTTTATATGAAGTGTACAAAGATGAAGCGAAGCTGGTTCCCTTCGCCGGGTGGGAGATGCCTGTACAATTTGCGGGGATCAAGGCGGAGCATGAAGCGGTTCGGACGCGTGCGGGCTTGTTCGACGTCTCCCATATGGGAGAAGTGGAGATCAGTGGTCCGGATGCATTGGCGCTGGTACAGAAGCTGACGACCAACGATGCTTCCAAATTGCAGGTGGGACAGGCGCAATACTCGTTGATGTGCTACCCGGACGGCGGCACGGTGGACGACCTGCTCGTGTACAGGGGAGAAGATTCGTTCATGTTGGTCATCAACGCCGCCAATATCGACAAGGATCTGGAATGGATCGAGAAACAGGCCGAAGGGGAAGTCACGGTGCGGGATATTTCCCGGGAAACGGCCCAGTTGGCGCTGCAGGGTCCGCTTGCCGAGCAGATTCTGCAAAAGCTGACGAAAACCGATCTCTCCTCAATCGGATTCTTCCGTTTCCGGCAAGATGTCGATCTCGACGGAGCGATCGCACTCGTGTCCCGTTCGGGGTACACGGGGGAAGACGGTTTTGAAATCTACCTGAGTCCGGACGATGCGCCTTCGACATGGAAGAAAATCCTGGAAGCCGGTGCGGATGAAGGCGTGGTACCGTGCGGATTGGGTGCACGGGATACGCTGCGTCTGGAGGCGCGTCTGCCGCTGTACGGACATGAGCTGTCCGCCAGCATCACCCCGTTGGAAGCCGGTTTGGGGTTCGCCGTGAAGCTGGATAAAGGCGATTTCATCGGACGGGATGCCCTGCTCAAACAAAAAGAAGAGGGCGTGCCGCGCAAATTGGTCGGTCTGGAGATGATCGGGCGGGGGATCGCCCGGGCGCATTATCCGGTGTATGTGGGTGAGGAGGAAGTGGGTGAAGTCACTTCCGGCACGCAATCACCGACGTTGGGCAAAAACGTGGCGCTGGCATTGATCGACTCCCGGTATGCAGAGACGGGGAACCGCGTGCATGTGGATGTGCGGGGTAAACGGGTGGAAGCCGCGATTGTGCCCACACCCTTTTACAAACGACCGAAAAAATAA
- a CDS encoding LysR family transcriptional regulator yields the protein MNIEWLQSFVEAAKQKSFSKAAKVHNLSQPALSKHIRNLEHELDTVLFYRTSAGIELTEAGERFYNRIVPVLTELNAIRQELRQFRRTTPIAVGSLPSVATYYLPPRIKELRLLDRPMTIMIQNTSWELIQSLQEGRLDAVFVDTSYIGESLWSGELFTESYYAVFPLHHRFRSRKAVELAELCEEPLIVHQAPCDTRKHIIEQMEARGHKPNIISEVAFGDFILGAVSAGMGITIIPELMAKHISHLPLFALPILDFGRHRSISLATRNHQLGSQLYEWITTFDTR from the coding sequence ATGAATATAGAGTGGTTGCAAAGTTTTGTTGAAGCCGCCAAGCAAAAAAGTTTCTCCAAAGCCGCCAAAGTACACAATCTTTCCCAACCGGCATTAAGCAAGCATATTCGCAATCTGGAACACGAACTTGACACCGTCTTGTTTTACAGAACGTCTGCCGGCATTGAACTGACGGAAGCCGGTGAACGCTTTTACAATCGAATTGTTCCTGTCCTCACTGAGCTGAACGCGATCCGCCAAGAGTTAAGACAATTCCGACGAACGACTCCGATCGCTGTAGGGAGTCTGCCCAGTGTAGCCACTTATTATTTACCTCCCAGAATCAAGGAACTTCGGCTTTTGGACCGCCCCATGACAATCATGATTCAGAACACGTCTTGGGAACTGATCCAATCATTGCAGGAAGGAAGACTCGATGCAGTCTTTGTTGATACATCCTATATTGGGGAATCGTTGTGGAGTGGTGAATTGTTTACGGAGTCTTACTATGCGGTGTTTCCTTTACACCATCGTTTCCGTTCACGAAAAGCCGTGGAGCTGGCCGAACTGTGCGAAGAACCGCTGATCGTTCACCAAGCCCCTTGCGATACAAGGAAGCATATAATCGAACAAATGGAAGCGCGGGGGCACAAGCCCAACATCATCAGCGAGGTCGCTTTTGGCGACTTTATCCTCGGAGCTGTATCGGCTGGAATGGGAATCACGATCATCCCTGAATTGATGGCCAAACATATCAGTCATCTCCCGCTGTTCGCCCTGCCGATTCTGGATTTTGGAAGACACAGATCGATTTCGCTCGCTACCCGCAATCATCAACTGGGATCGCAATTATATGAATGGATCACAACATTTGACACACGATAA
- a CDS encoding DEAD/DEAH box helicase, with protein sequence MDRKWLVDLLRHIEKDADWSTWDQFRLALEATQAKVVPHFDALQCLQHLHGFEPLPHQIETARRVIGEMRGRAILADEVGLGKTIEAGLILKEYLLRGLVKKVLILVPSSLVLQWTRELNQKFQIPAMAQKKEWMWEKYDILIASIDTAKRDPHRSIVLSHRYDMLIVDEAHKLKNRRTKNWQFINELQKKYCLLLTATPVQNQLDELYNLVTLLKPGHLGRQSTFQTEHMAGKRKAKNPEQLREEIHRVMIRNKRSDSNLSFTRRHVYTVPIRLSPEERDLYEGVTRFVRDRYREGRGNLKTLLSLLVLQREVCSSRDAVFLTLFKLFQQGEKGRETISPEVQHLIDLLRAVKEQSKVKKVVEMLSNSDEKWIIFTEYRATQEMIIRALAEKGISAIPYRGGFQRNKKDWMMELFQKRAQVMVATEAGGEGINLQFCHHIINYDMPWNPMRVEQRIGRVHRLGQTHDVHIYNFATENTIEEHIIWLLHEKIDMFQSVIGDLETILERLDMTDSMEQNLMQIVMEAKDDREIRERFGQIGDRIHHARRRSGERTLRQREDSDHESTTSAQLR encoded by the coding sequence ATGGATCGCAAGTGGTTGGTCGATTTGCTGCGTCATATCGAGAAAGACGCCGACTGGAGCACGTGGGATCAATTCCGGTTGGCATTGGAAGCCACTCAGGCGAAAGTCGTTCCTCATTTTGACGCGTTGCAGTGCCTTCAGCACCTGCACGGATTTGAACCGCTCCCCCATCAGATCGAGACAGCCCGCCGCGTGATCGGTGAAATGCGGGGACGGGCCATTTTGGCAGATGAAGTCGGTTTGGGAAAAACAATCGAAGCCGGCTTGATCCTCAAAGAGTATCTGTTGCGCGGATTGGTCAAAAAAGTCCTCATCCTGGTACCATCCTCCCTCGTTCTTCAGTGGACGCGGGAGTTGAACCAGAAGTTTCAGATTCCGGCGATGGCGCAAAAGAAAGAGTGGATGTGGGAGAAATACGATATCCTGATCGCATCCATCGATACCGCCAAACGCGACCCACACCGGAGCATCGTACTGTCTCACCGCTACGACATGCTGATCGTCGATGAAGCGCACAAACTGAAAAACCGCCGGACGAAAAACTGGCAGTTCATCAACGAGTTGCAAAAGAAATATTGCCTGTTACTCACAGCCACGCCGGTGCAAAACCAGTTGGACGAGCTGTACAACTTGGTTACGCTGCTCAAACCGGGGCACCTCGGCCGTCAATCCACGTTTCAAACCGAACATATGGCAGGCAAACGCAAAGCGAAAAACCCGGAACAACTACGCGAGGAAATCCATCGGGTCATGATCCGCAACAAACGGAGTGACAGCAATCTGTCCTTCACCCGGCGGCATGTCTACACCGTGCCCATCCGGCTCTCTCCGGAGGAGCGGGACTTGTACGAAGGGGTCACCCGTTTTGTGCGCGACCGTTACCGGGAAGGACGTGGAAATCTGAAGACCCTGCTCTCCCTGCTCGTTTTGCAACGGGAAGTGTGCAGCAGTCGGGACGCGGTGTTTCTCACGCTGTTCAAGCTGTTTCAGCAGGGGGAGAAAGGGCGGGAAACCATTTCGCCGGAAGTGCAGCACCTGATTGACCTGCTCCGCGCCGTCAAGGAACAGTCCAAGGTGAAAAAAGTGGTGGAAATGCTGTCAAACAGCGATGAGAAATGGATCATTTTCACCGAATACCGCGCCACGCAGGAGATGATCATTCGTGCCCTGGCTGAGAAAGGGATTTCCGCCATCCCGTACCGCGGTGGATTTCAGCGCAACAAAAAGGACTGGATGATGGAACTGTTTCAAAAGCGCGCCCAGGTCATGGTGGCCACCGAAGCGGGCGGCGAAGGGATCAACCTGCAGTTCTGCCATCACATCATCAACTATGACATGCCGTGGAACCCGATGCGTGTCGAACAACGGATCGGGCGTGTCCACCGGCTGGGACAAACCCACGATGTTCATATTTACAATTTCGCGACGGAAAATACGATCGAAGAGCATATTATCTGGCTGTTGCATGAGAAAATCGACATGTTCCAGTCGGTGATCGGTGATCTGGAAACGATCCTGGAGCGGTTGGACATGACAGACTCGATGGAACAAAACTTGATGCAGATCGTGATGGAAGCGAAAGATGACCGGGAAATCCGCGAACGGTTCGGACAAATCGGGGATCGCATCCATCATGCCCGCAGACGCTCCGGTGAACGGACACTACGGCAACGGGAGGATTCAGACCATGAATCCACAACAAGTGCGCAACTTCGCTGA